In one window of uncultured Acetobacteroides sp. DNA:
- a CDS encoding Cof-type HAD-IIB family hydrolase, translating into MEYKMLVLDLDDTLLTDDHQISERNRALLMQAQERGVKVVLASGRPTPAMLPFAQELELERFGSYIISFNGAVITDMATRQPIFERALTREEVHSLHDFSLKHRVHIITYSPKGIITENRSEYIEFESKLTGLPLLQVPSFKAEVTGAAVKCILLDEPDRLKTVEQVLKQERQDLSVATSKPFFLEVMPQGIDKAASIGVLAQRLEIDQRQIIAVGNAGNDLSMIEYAGLGVWVDNVAPELRDRADYIVASNMNDGVAEVVERFLLN; encoded by the coding sequence ATGGAATACAAAATGCTCGTCCTCGACCTGGACGATACGCTGCTTACCGACGACCACCAGATCTCGGAGCGCAACCGCGCGCTGCTGATGCAGGCGCAGGAGCGCGGGGTAAAGGTGGTGCTGGCCTCGGGCCGCCCCACCCCGGCCATGCTCCCCTTTGCCCAGGAGCTGGAGCTGGAACGCTTTGGGTCGTACATCATCTCGTTCAACGGGGCGGTGATCACCGACATGGCAACCCGCCAGCCCATCTTCGAGCGGGCGCTCACCCGCGAGGAGGTGCACAGCCTCCACGACTTCAGCCTGAAGCACCGCGTGCACATCATCACCTACTCCCCCAAGGGGATCATCACCGAAAACCGGTCGGAGTACATCGAATTCGAGAGCAAGCTCACCGGGCTACCGCTGCTCCAGGTGCCCTCGTTTAAGGCCGAGGTGACGGGCGCTGCCGTGAAGTGCATCCTGCTCGACGAGCCCGACCGGCTGAAAACGGTTGAGCAGGTCCTGAAGCAGGAGCGCCAGGACCTGAGCGTGGCCACCTCGAAGCCCTTCTTCCTGGAGGTGATGCCGCAGGGCATCGACAAGGCGGCCAGCATCGGGGTGCTCGCCCAGCGGCTGGAAATCGACCAGCGCCAGATTATCGCCGTGGGCAACGCCGGCAACGACCTTAGCATGATCGAGTACGCCGGCCTGGGCGTGTGGGTGGACAACGTGGCCCCCGAGCTGCGCGACAGGGCCGACTACATCGTGGCCTCGAACATGAACGACGGCGTGGCCGAGGTAGTGGAAAGGTTTCTGCTGAACTAG